Below is a genomic region from Nilaparvata lugens isolate BPH chromosome 8, ASM1435652v1, whole genome shotgun sequence.
TACAtcttaaggtgcattttcgttggttcgtaaacttccgcagtcgacgacgacaagcattgttgacattcatattgtccaaattccaagtgtgctaaaacagctgatcaaataactcttcattatttgtgtttattattcaagaatcaaaacatttctaataatatcaacatactgccatttaaaagtatgaaCTCAtcctcccccattaaaacataattgaacataatcttttaggttatttagacaaattgaaatcaacccaatctgagatcctcaccctgtcgtggaaGGCATTCTCTCaaaaacgaaaacccagctttatgGACAAGACTATTCTATAATCATCATTAATAGTGATGAGGAGTTTCATTGTTAACTCAAGCAGATATTCCTGGTAGTTATTTTttagtgaagctatgtgacgctggtagtctcacaTACTGcaccgttcttacactctcaccccaacaaaacagtaataatagacagtaatcggctctAGTTAATAAAAATCGGCTtcaaatttgtaacataaacaaCACATGGGatttcttcttatgctatcttttcttatcttattctatctttaactcaagccgatagaccTGGTAGttcttttttgtgaagctatgtgacgctggtagtctcacaTACTGcaccgttcttacactctcatcccaacaaaacagtaataaaagacagtaatcggctttagttaacaaaaatcggcttcaaatttgtaacataaacaaTACATGGGATTTCTTCTTAAGCTATATTTTctgttttgaactattttcaatacACTACAGtctattttgttgaaaatattctataaataaaataatatagtctataatatatagaaaaaagtCTATTGTCGTTGAAAACAGTTCAAAACGGATTATTACTCGCAGTTCTTCATGGATAGTGAAATTGATGAGTactatcttttctgtatggtgTAGATCAGACGGACCAATAATGCTCAATAATAAAACTACCTAGACAAGTCGAATTAAATctatagattatttatttatttgcataaatacatacatgtaGACAACAGGTTAAACCCTTGTATGTCTCCTTGAAACATTATACaacattattcattcaaaaattagatttaaaataaataacaagctaAGAATGAAAcaagagtaaaataaaataagaacagaataaattaaataacaaaaaaggGCCTTAACAAtagaaatatgttttttttttaataaaatattctatcttaTATTTATTGCTGAAACTACTTTCCAAGAGAAAAGATGAGAGGTGGAAAAATATGCACTTAAAATATCTTAAATGGGCACAAACCATGTAATACAGAACAAAGAATCGTGTGGGCactgagaagaaaaaaatgtcataaaaaagaaaaatgtcatACGGAAACCTGGCCACAAATATCTATCCTAAATTAAGCCCTTCAGAGTGTTGCGGAATCTGCCACGTGAGCACCCAAAGACGTCTAGGCGCCCAGAAAAGAGATTGAAAAGCCTCTGGATTCTATTAATTGGAGAGTTATAATGTCTTTCTGTTCTGGAGCGTGTTacaagaaaagaaaatgaagaacgaCGAGCTATGGATGAGATGTAGTTATTAAGTTTAGAAAGTGAATAagcagaatctatttcattatttagtaAATTGTAAACCTGTGTATTACCTGTGTAGCTGAGCCTCTTGGACTGCATCTTGGTCCTGACCAGTTCGATAGGACTAACAGTAGTGGCGGCAATGATCCTGGCGAAACAGCCGGATACCAGCGGTACCCAGAGAGGCTGATTGAGGCGGGCCGACACCGACGTAGCATTGCCGTACGCGCGGTACCTGTCCATGATACGCGTGCGCAGTTGTTCGTACGAGACAAAATAGAGTACCGTCGCCGGCACGGCTAGCACCAGAGTGGGAGACAGGCCACTCCATAGTGACAGTATGCCTTCGTTCCTCGCTATCTTCACGAATGCATCCTATTGAAAACATACAGTTCAAATtacaatcaaaatattattacaagGAATTTAGAGGCTCTTAATCACATATGATTTGATCATTTTAGATCATATTGGTGCCACCAAACATTTTTAATGTCTTGTAGAACGATCTGCAGTCAATTATTTATGTGAataaacaatttaattattcatttattttgaaaatattcatatttgagggcaccaggaaaTAAATCACATTATTGCCATCATATAATTTTTCTACTAACTGACTGACTGGTCCCTTGCCGCccgaaagtactccagtcagtaactGAACAAAACTGTTTATTTAGCCTAGATATAAATAATTGACTGTATGTCGTTGTATCAAACTTTCAAATAGTGTGTTAACACATCAAAGTTCGCaatggatcaagaaacaatCATctttaacaagaaaaaaaattgtgattggTTATTGGCATTATCATTTTTGGTTAATTATGATTGGTTAGTATCCCAATTATATGGTTATTAAGATGatatatcaaaaatattattacaataatttctggGATACGCATTTTCCATGAAATgtactaaattgaaaattaaaatatcctTTATAAGTTGGAGTTTGGATGGTGCACAGATATGAACTGGGGACCGGTTGTATTGGAATCCAAATGAAATTTTATACAAGATTTGACAATTTTGATTGTATTGGTGCCACCGAATAATATTGTTCaacatgataattatatcaattgaCTTGATTACTAGGCTATTACAATCGATTCCTATATCGCAAATAGGATATGCAGATGATATGCAGGATGATATGCAGAAAAAGATTGAAGAGCCTAGATTTACTAGATAAGACTTGACTTACAAAATTACGCAGTATTGGGAGGATGTCTGACTTGTTTCATGTTTGAGAGGTGACCCCCTGAACTACCTGACACAGTCTATCCGGTTCCCCCGGTCAAGGACGAAGAATTCAAGTATCAAGTGACTTCCAGAAAAATAGACTACGAATTACGACCACGGCTGCAAGGCTTCTAGTGGGATTTCAACAAGTATGCAAGTAATTTAAGATTCATAATGAGAACTATCAACATCAACAATGGTGAAATCTTAAACATATATAGTAGAGCAGCGAAAGTAAAGTTGGGTAGCTGAGGGTGTTGAAAAGAAATTAGTATTTAAATGTCTCCACTTCACTCTTACCTTCTACTCCACTAAGTTATGacacatttgaataaatgtattacttttgaACACTCTCAGATACTAACATTCTCCGCTACCCTCTACTTTTGCCACTCCACTATGTAATGACACATTGGAGAATACATGcatccattttcaacactctcagctaccttctaCCCTTTACTTTCATCGTTGATATTCTTCATATTTGAACAGCAGGGATAGATTGTATGCGTCAATGATGGTCTAGCCTTTCTCACCCAAATAGTCCTCACAGTACTCCTTAGGGTCAATTTTGTTTGAAACTAAGGGGGTATTGATAGTTTTAAAGCTAGACGTCTTATCATCCCCTtagggaaaaaacaaattttgacCCTAACAACACAATTTTGGAAGTTTTCAAACACCGATTTCACGCCGAAACTATATCATATACCTATTTCAGGAGGTGTATATAAGAACGACCTTTAAGGATAGGGAGAATAATCGGGTTTGAATGAAATGCGCTTTATCTTACCATTGTTCCATTGAAGTGACTAGAGCTCTTGGTTGGAATGCATGGGCAAATGTGATCCATGAGGCcattacaaaacaaaaaacaCTTATTTGTCGCCAAGTTTTTCTGTTGAGTTTGAAGTCGAATCTTGACCACATCCAACGGTGTAACTGAAAAAGAGTAAATGTGTTGTCAATCTATCACATTGTAACAAGTGTGTTTAATACAGTTCAACGTAAAATCTTGGCAATTGGAAGCTTTTTAACTACTCCACTCATACCTTCAGGTTGAAGCAATTTAAATCGTGTTACTAATGTGTTTTAATAGGGAATTATGCAAAAATCCGTTGGTAAACGTTTTACAAACTATTTTATAATTCGTCAAAGTTGGCAACATAGTAAAAACAGATAGTAATAGccatgattatgatttcataatgTCACTCAACATTTAGAAAACTTGTATTAATGTGAATTTGACGTTATGTCAATATGGTTACCATAAAACttacaattcaataaataaattggaagtagtaacaatgattttttattttaaaaatataatttcagatCAAATGTATTATAAGTCACCTATCACAGAAGTGAAGAGAGCTCCAGTGCATGCAGCAAGCGTCTGTTGTGTCGGAGTTATCCTGAATTTAGGATCGTCCgacttcattttgatttcatCGGAGgacataatttattgttgaattgagtatagaaatgaaaaaatcaaatcaaaggaCGCGTCAATAATACACTGTACAAAATAATGGTCATGTCTTAACCTAGAAGTTGAACATATCAAGTATAATGCaaacaaaaaatgtttgttCCTTGATTCTGAGAGCAACTGTTCTCATTATAATATATGAAACTGTTGTCTTTATGATTTCAAATATAAACTTCAAAACTCgcttgaaataaaaatagggagagaaaataatgaaatggaTAAAACttcaaatacaacattatttttgCCGGAGCAACAACAGGGACAGGGAACAGCTGATCGGAAGAACCTTGAAGTGTGCATGTTATGtaatcaaaaattattgttcaaaaacttaaaattataaatgattaagtgaaaaattgaaaaataatattattttgatatttaagaaagaaaaaatctgtATCGTGTACAAATATTATGAAAGTTGTAATAGTGATATTGAAAATCAGTtgaaatcagctgttttttaaGCATGCAAGCGCTTGCATCATTTTGCATTTGCATTCCTCTCTGAACTTGTCGTCTGTTAGATCGTCTGATCTTTATAAACAGTTTCCAGCTTCCGAAATACGTTAATTTGGGCTATTTTTACATTTACCAGGCTATGCAAATTGAGTTCATTATATTCTACTCTGGCTagatttattaaataaccgtTTATCATCTTTACAGCGTGCGATTACACACAGGTTATCAAAGATGTGTGGTGGTTTCACCTGTACAAAAAACACCTTGACAGCGCTAAATGTTTTGTACATTGTAAGTATAAATTGCGGCTTTTCTCTACATTTATAGCTATTAAAACGTTGAGTTATatgtattttgatttgtaaaTTTAATCAAGCTGTACTGTAGACCCACTGTTGTCATGTTCCGTATGCCTAGCGGTGTAGCGGTTTCTCCTAAGATCTGAATCCGCTGCAACACAAGTCTTGGTCTCCAGAGGCAACCTTGGGGTGTTTCTGTCTGGACTAAGTATGGAGAACGTGACCTGAAAATGCTCGCTCCTCGCGCGCTCCCCCGGGCATTGCATCGATGTCTCAACCTCTGTTTTAATGATTTGCAGTGACTATAGCAGGTTCTCATGGTAATGGGAAAATCGCCAACCAGGGGGGCACCACAGCTGAGCTGACTTATGTGATGACTGTGTGAGTGCGTGACTCCATCCCTGGAAGTCACGGCCTTCACGGCTTGGTGAAGGCTCCAGACTATGAGAGGTTCATCACTTGACCGAGTCGTCTGAATTCTCCGTCTCTGGAATTTATTGGCACGATGGAGTGTTTAAATTGTTCGATGGAGTTTCGGGGTAGCCATTGAGAGATCAGTGGGAATCAGGGTACCCCCGTCTCTGGAAGTAGCAGGCATGTAAAATTACTATGTGTGCTTTTCAGCGCATAGTTGAACCCAGACTGTGGAACGTGGGTAGCGCCTCTGTCTCTTGAAGTAGCATCAAAGCATGTCAAAATACCCCACTCTTACTAGTATTACTTTCCGAAACGCTCGCGTCCCCTTATATGCGCCTGTGAGGTGGACATGCAAGTACCCACCTTTAAGACGAATAGAATTGGGGACCACGAATCTTTTTCCTGGCCTGTAGTCAAGTTAGAGGATACGTCCGGGCCCGACCAGCCCACGTACCGCCGGAACTGCGCAGAGCCCCGATCGAGGTGGACGGTCCATTGGGGTGCCCCGACCGAAATGGGCGATCAACTGGGGTCATTTAATTTCACTGCAATGCAGGCTGAACTCCTCTGTGATACTTGCTTACTGACGTGGCAATGCCGATTAGATGGGTAGTAGTTCGCGTGTCAAATCTCACGGGATATGCAAACAGCTGGTGCCCACTTGGAGATGTGACGTTAACGTATGGCGTCGTGCCAAAAACCTTGTAGGCCAACTGTTTTACAAAAAGATTCAGATgctatttcaataattgtttcttagaaatatcaataattagttattcattaagTTAGTATTTTGTATAGCCTACATATTGATTTATCTTTATGATAAGGTGTGAGCGTACTGTCAACCGAGCCGGTGTGTTCAAAAAATTGTCTCCTTCTCCCAAAGGTTCTGTTCACTCTtctcaataaatcaattgatgaaagataatattatttttacaagaagaTCTGTGACAGACTAAATTTAACTA
It encodes:
- the LOC111050333 gene encoding solute carrier family 25 member 40 isoform X1 encodes the protein MSSDEIKMKSDDPKFRITPTQQTLAACTGALFTSVIVTPLDVVKIRLQTQQKNLATNKCFLFCNGLMDHICPCIPTKSSSHFNGTMDAFVKIARNEGILSLWSGLSPTLVLAVPATVLYFVSYEQLRTRIMDRYRAYGNATSVSARLNQPLWVPLVSGCFARIIAATTVSPIELVRTKMQSKRLSYTEMSIALQSLMKTEGLRGLWKGVGPTLLRDVPFSGIYWVSYETLKSIQNGGSSRVTFTNSFISGSLAGAIAATVTTPFDVVKTFQQIELGDEIISEIPKKKKTTLDIMRTIYTQSGIKGLFTGLIPRVVKVAPACAIMVSTFEYSKSFFESRNYMNFQLTQVNSTVNQRRDK
- the LOC111050333 gene encoding solute carrier family 25 member 40 isoform X2; translated protein: MSSDEIKMKSDDPKFRITPTQQTLAACTGALFTSVIVTPLDVVKIRLQTQQKNLATNKCFLFCNGLMDHICPCIPTKSSSHFNGTMDAFVKIARNEGILSLWSGLSPTLVLAVPATVLYFVSYEQLRTRIMDRYRAYGNATSVSARLNQPLWVPLVSGCFARIIAATTVSPIELVRTKMQSKRLSYTEMSIALQSLMKTEGLRGLWKGVGPTLLRDVPFSGIYWVSYETLKSIQNGGSSRVTFTNSFISGSLAGAIAATVTTPFDVVKTFQQIELEIPKKKKTTLDIMRTIYTQSGIKGLFTGLIPRVVKVAPACAIMVSTFEYSKSFFESRNYMNFQLTQVNSTVNQRRDK